A window from Mogibacterium neglectum encodes these proteins:
- a CDS encoding glycosyltransferase family 4 protein produces the protein MKILLINHYAGSPEMGMEFRPYYLSREWIKQGHEVTIIAGGYSHLRKLNPQISKNFEEMMIDGIRYVWIKTALYTRNGLARAFSMFEFSRKLFSNAEYLSKHYQPDAVIASSTYPLDTYGADKIAKLSGAKYIHEVHDMWPSTLYELGGMSKSNPFVKLMQRAEDFAYSHCDQVVSLLDHSKDYMVQHGLAEEKFNCISNGVIKEEWESPAPIPEEHNEILNKMKAEGKFIVGYFGGHSISNNLDMLLAVAKKITDRDVCFVLVGDGSYKDRLIQCAKDQAIDNVIFLPAIDKGAIPNLISYFDIVTIFAANTKLYRFGICMNKMFDAMMGGKPLLMSVTTPETIVEKAEAGIVTKAGDIESYIKAIEELKSLPAEELKNMGMRGHNLVSNEYTYDRLANKFVEVMEKKGKRVLLINHYAGSPEMGMEFRPYYISRELVKKGHDVTIIAGSFSHLRKTNPDIAEDFTEQEIDGIRYVWVKTDEYDSNGVARAFSMYHFCKALNANKKKIVERYKPDIVISSSTYPLDSYPAYRIAKLAGAKYIHEVHDMWPLTLYEAGGMSKKNPFVIAMQFAENRAYKKSDVVVSLLPHAKDYVIEHGMKPDHFRYIPNGVVINEWDAAKELPEEHREAFKTLKAEGKFVIGYFGSHELSYGLHNLLDVTKQLSDENIHLVMVGKGKLKDELISYAKKNDIANVTFLPPVEKGTIPAVIDNFDAIFIGTIESPLYRFGICMNKMFDSMMAAKPIVMAITTPSTPVSESGCGIITKSCDNDAIKDAIRKIQGMSEEERTRMGMLGREAVLSKYTYENIASEFEKVFN, from the coding sequence TTGAAGATATTACTGATTAACCACTATGCCGGTTCGCCGGAGATGGGAATGGAGTTCAGGCCATATTATCTATCTCGAGAGTGGATCAAGCAGGGTCATGAAGTCACGATAATAGCTGGTGGGTATTCGCATCTAAGAAAGTTAAACCCTCAGATTTCGAAAAATTTCGAAGAGATGATGATTGACGGAATTCGCTATGTATGGATTAAGACGGCTTTATACACTCGCAACGGATTGGCGCGCGCATTCAGCATGTTCGAGTTCAGCAGAAAGCTATTTTCAAATGCAGAATACCTCTCTAAGCACTACCAGCCAGACGCGGTAATAGCATCATCGACTTATCCGCTAGATACATATGGTGCAGATAAGATTGCAAAGCTTTCCGGAGCAAAGTACATTCACGAGGTTCACGACATGTGGCCTTCTACACTATACGAGCTAGGTGGAATGTCGAAGAGTAATCCGTTTGTAAAGCTTATGCAGCGCGCGGAGGACTTTGCATACAGTCATTGTGACCAGGTTGTTTCGCTACTTGATCACTCTAAGGATTACATGGTTCAGCATGGTCTCGCTGAAGAGAAATTTAACTGCATATCCAATGGTGTAATCAAGGAAGAGTGGGAAAGCCCTGCGCCAATACCTGAAGAGCACAACGAGATTCTTAACAAGATGAAGGCCGAAGGCAAGTTCATAGTGGGATATTTTGGAGGGCATTCCATATCTAATAACCTAGATATGCTTCTCGCTGTTGCAAAGAAAATCACTGACAGGGATGTATGTTTTGTGCTGGTTGGTGATGGTAGCTATAAGGATAGGCTTATACAGTGTGCTAAGGATCAAGCTATAGATAATGTTATTTTTCTTCCTGCAATCGACAAGGGTGCGATTCCTAATCTCATCAGTTATTTCGATATAGTTACTATTTTTGCTGCAAATACCAAGCTATATAGATTTGGAATATGCATGAATAAGATGTTCGATGCGATGATGGGTGGAAAACCACTGCTCATGTCTGTGACTACACCAGAGACTATAGTTGAGAAAGCAGAGGCGGGTATTGTTACAAAGGCGGGAGATATAGAGAGCTATATCAAAGCGATTGAGGAGCTCAAGAGCCTCCCGGCTGAGGAACTTAAGAACATGGGAATGCGTGGACACAATTTAGTTTCGAATGAGTACACGTATGACAGATTGGCAAATAAATTCGTAGAAGTGATGGAGAAGAAGGGTAAGAGAGTTCTTCTCATTAATCACTATGCAGGATCTCCTGAGATGGGAATGGAGTTCAGACCGTACTATATATCGAGAGAACTTGTTAAGAAAGGTCATGATGTAACGATTATTGCAGGTAGCTTTTCCCATCTAAGAAAGACAAATCCAGACATAGCTGAGGATTTTACGGAGCAAGAAATCGACGGTATTCGCTATGTGTGGGTTAAGACTGACGAATACGACAGCAACGGAGTTGCTAGGGCGTTCAGCATGTATCATTTTTGTAAGGCGCTAAATGCTAATAAAAAGAAAATCGTAGAGCGTTACAAGCCCGATATCGTGATCTCATCGTCGACTTATCCGCTCGATTCTTATCCGGCATACCGCATTGCAAAACTCGCTGGAGCAAAGTATATCCATGAAGTTCATGATATGTGGCCACTTACACTATATGAAGCCGGTGGAATGAGCAAGAAAAATCCGTTCGTAATAGCTATGCAATTTGCGGAAAATCGTGCATATAAGAAATCAGATGTCGTGGTCTCGCTGTTACCGCATGCGAAGGACTACGTGATTGAGCATGGCATGAAGCCAGATCACTTCAGGTACATACCCAACGGAGTTGTGATAAATGAGTGGGATGCAGCGAAGGAGCTACCTGAGGAGCATAGAGAAGCATTCAAGACATTGAAGGCTGAAGGTAAGTTCGTTATCGGATATTTTGGAAGCCATGAGCTTTCGTATGGATTACACAACTTGCTAGATGTTACAAAGCAGCTTAGTGACGAGAATATTCACCTCGTCATGGTCGGTAAGGGCAAGCTCAAGGATGAGCTCATCAGCTATGCGAAGAAGAACGATATTGCCAATGTAACATTCCTTCCGCCGGTCGAGAAGGGGACGATTCCTGCGGTAATCGACAATTTCGATGCGATATTTATAGGTACGATTGAGTCTCCGCTTTACAGATTCGGAATATGCATGAACAAGATGTTCGATTCCATGATGGCGGCTAAGCCGATTGTAATGGCGATAACGACGCCATCCACACCTGTGAGCGAATCGGGGTGTGGAATTATCACAAAGTCGTGTGATAATGATGCCATAAAGGACGCAATCAGGAAGATTCAAGGCATGAGCGAGGAAGAGCGAACCCGGATGGGAATGCTTGGACGCGAGGCTGTGCTTAGTAAGTACACTTATGAAAATATTGCAAGTGAATTTGAAAAGGTATTTAATTAG
- the wecB gene encoding non-hydrolyzing UDP-N-acetylglucosamine 2-epimerase codes for MKIVTVIGARPQFIKAAAVSRKLEQVCEEVIVHTGQHYDANMSELFFEELHIPKPKYNLGVGSGSHARQTAEMLIGIEDILIKENPDYLMVYGDTNSTIAGALAASKIHIPVIHVEAGLRSFNMSMPEEQNRILTDHISSLLFCSTDASIENLENEGIMKGVHRIGDVMCDAVLYYSQEIDKKERSQYFKELHYIFGERGELDKWYLSTVHRAENTDTPEKVRTILKAFEKIDAPVILPAHPRTRKMIEQINEEEHLKNTICVEPIGYLEMLYFTKNAVKVVTDSGGLQKEAYILDTPCVTLREQTEWVETLNGNHNVLAHIDEADILDKVNNTVISKEKENYYGAGDAADKLVKTIISGE; via the coding sequence ATGAAGATAGTGACTGTAATTGGCGCTAGACCACAATTTATAAAGGCTGCAGCAGTTTCTCGCAAGCTAGAACAGGTGTGCGAAGAGGTAATCGTTCACACCGGTCAACATTATGATGCGAACATGTCTGAGCTTTTCTTCGAGGAGCTCCACATCCCAAAGCCAAAGTACAACCTTGGTGTTGGGTCTGGTTCACACGCAAGACAGACTGCAGAGATGCTTATTGGAATAGAGGATATTCTGATTAAGGAGAATCCTGACTATCTGATGGTATATGGCGATACGAACTCTACTATCGCAGGAGCACTTGCAGCTTCTAAGATTCATATTCCTGTAATACATGTAGAGGCAGGGCTTAGATCTTTCAATATGTCTATGCCAGAGGAGCAGAATAGAATCCTTACCGATCACATCTCGAGTTTGCTCTTCTGCTCGACAGATGCTTCTATTGAAAATCTGGAAAACGAGGGAATAATGAAGGGTGTTCACAGAATCGGAGACGTAATGTGCGATGCCGTTCTGTATTACTCTCAAGAAATAGATAAGAAGGAACGTAGCCAGTATTTCAAAGAACTTCACTACATATTCGGTGAACGTGGAGAGCTTGATAAGTGGTATCTATCTACGGTTCATAGAGCTGAGAATACCGATACTCCTGAGAAGGTTCGCACTATACTCAAAGCTTTTGAAAAAATTGACGCGCCGGTGATTCTCCCGGCACATCCTAGAACTAGAAAGATGATTGAGCAGATTAACGAAGAGGAGCACCTAAAAAATACAATATGCGTAGAGCCTATCGGTTACCTCGAAATGCTGTATTTTACAAAGAATGCGGTTAAGGTTGTGACTGATTCCGGAGGACTTCAGAAGGAAGCGTACATCCTCGATACACCGTGTGTAACACTACGTGAACAAACGGAATGGGTGGAGACACTGAACGGAAATCACAATGTACTCGCGCATATCGATGAAGCAGACATACTTGATAAAGTTAACAATACCGTTATTTCAAAGGAAAAAGAAAACTACTATGGTGCGGGGGATGCCGCAGACAAGCTAGTTAAAACTATTATTTCGGGGGAATAA
- a CDS encoding acyltransferase — protein sequence MSDYFVHESSYVDDNVEIGKGTKIWHFCHIQPGAKIGENCSLGQNVNVANNVQIGDRVKIQNNVSVYEGVTLEDGVFCGPSCVFTNDLTPRARYPKGSENYGKTLVKEGASIGANATIVCGHTVGKCAMVAAGAVVTKDVPDYTLVVGVPAVPAAKLDEFGNIIEWFNR from the coding sequence ATGTCAGATTACTTTGTACATGAGAGCAGCTACGTAGATGATAACGTAGAGATTGGAAAGGGAACTAAGATTTGGCACTTCTGCCACATACAGCCTGGAGCTAAAATAGGCGAAAATTGCTCGCTCGGACAGAATGTAAATGTTGCAAATAACGTGCAGATTGGCGACAGAGTAAAGATTCAGAACAACGTATCAGTTTACGAAGGCGTTACACTCGAAGATGGAGTGTTCTGTGGACCGTCGTGCGTATTTACAAACGATCTCACTCCTAGAGCTCGCTACCCAAAGGGTTCAGAAAACTACGGCAAGACACTCGTCAAAGAGGGCGCATCGATCGGTGCTAATGCGACGATTGTATGCGGACACACGGTTGGTAAATGTGCAATGGTAGCAGCAGGTGCTGTCGTAACGAAGGATGTTCCAGACTACACTCTAGTGGTTGGAGTTCCAGCAGTTCCAGCAGCTAAGCTTGATGAATTTGGCAATATTATAGAATGGTTCAACAGATAA
- a CDS encoding nucleotide sugar dehydrogenase: protein MNMKERLLEKIAKRDITVGVVGLGYVGLPLAVEKAKAGFKTIGFDVQEEKVKMVNEGHNYIGDVVNEDLKELVESGMMKATSDFSFVKDVDFIAICVPTPLDKHQEPDISYVKLSTEAISKHLSRDTMVVLESTTYPGTTEELLLPILEEGSGLKCGEDFYLGFSPERVDPGNLIYKTKNTPKVVGAVGKDATEVISAMYREVLEGEIYEVSSPAIAEMEKILENTYRNINIGLVNELAILCNKMGISLWEVIDAAKTKPYGFQAFYPGPGLGGHCIPLDPYYLTWKAREFGFHTSMIESSMIINDKMPEYTVDRAASVLNEHKKALNGSKVLVLGVAYKNNIDDYRESPALNVIDILKERGAVTDFYDPWIPKYKRNGEWHEGISEINADIIKGYDLILVATAHDAYDYEMIRKNAVTIFDTRNAFKDVEERDNISLL from the coding sequence ATGAATATGAAGGAACGTTTACTCGAGAAAATCGCAAAGCGTGACATAACTGTGGGTGTTGTAGGACTAGGATATGTGGGTCTTCCGCTTGCTGTTGAAAAGGCTAAGGCTGGCTTCAAGACCATCGGCTTCGATGTACAGGAAGAAAAAGTTAAGATGGTAAATGAAGGTCATAACTACATAGGCGATGTTGTGAATGAGGATCTCAAGGAGCTAGTTGAGAGTGGCATGATGAAGGCGACATCCGACTTTTCGTTCGTAAAGGATGTTGACTTCATTGCTATCTGTGTGCCTACTCCTCTTGATAAGCATCAGGAGCCGGATATTAGCTATGTAAAACTATCGACAGAGGCAATTTCAAAGCACCTATCTCGCGACACAATGGTAGTTCTCGAGTCAACTACTTATCCAGGAACTACTGAAGAGCTACTACTCCCTATTCTTGAAGAGGGTTCAGGTTTAAAGTGCGGAGAAGATTTCTATCTGGGATTTTCTCCAGAGCGAGTTGATCCGGGTAATCTGATATACAAGACCAAGAATACTCCAAAGGTCGTTGGTGCTGTAGGCAAGGATGCGACAGAAGTAATTTCTGCGATGTATAGAGAAGTTCTCGAAGGTGAGATATATGAGGTATCTTCACCAGCAATCGCTGAGATGGAGAAGATACTGGAGAATACATACAGAAACATCAACATAGGCCTCGTAAACGAACTTGCTATACTGTGCAACAAGATGGGAATCTCGCTGTGGGAGGTAATCGACGCCGCAAAGACCAAGCCTTACGGATTCCAAGCATTCTATCCAGGGCCAGGGCTCGGTGGCCACTGTATTCCTCTGGATCCATATTATCTCACATGGAAGGCTAGAGAGTTTGGTTTCCACACATCGATGATTGAAAGTTCAATGATAATCAACGACAAGATGCCTGAGTACACAGTGGATAGAGCGGCATCTGTTCTAAATGAGCATAAGAAGGCGCTTAATGGATCCAAGGTACTCGTGCTCGGAGTTGCGTATAAGAACAACATCGACGATTACAGAGAGAGTCCTGCGTTAAATGTTATCGATATTCTCAAGGAAAGAGGCGCAGTTACAGACTTCTATGATCCATGGATTCCAAAGTATAAGAGAAATGGAGAGTGGCACGAGGGTATCAGCGAGATAAATGCTGATATTATCAAGGGATATGACCTCATACTAGTCGCAACTGCACACGATGCATACGACTATGAGATGATTAGAAAGAATGCAGTGACAATTTTTGATACTCGCAACGCATTCAAGGACGTAGAAGAAAGAGATAATATCTCTCTTCTATAA